TCTGCAGCAGTAAactgtaaaaaaataatattaaaaaaaaaacacaaagcaaaACTGAACCTCACCAGCAAAGAGCACACTAGGCATATATTCAAAGCTTAATTGCTACAGTGCCTTCTTGAACATTGGTCAATTCTCACTTTATCTCCTCAAAGTTAAAGTGATCCACTTTGCCTCATTCACCAAGGTTTCGTGTGTCACTTAACCACTTTCTGTCAACGTCATTCCAAGTTCCGCTAAAATGATGACGTGGTAGGGGTATATTGGTCAATTCAACTGAGCTGGGATTTTTCCCACCAATCTGAGGTTGTGATGTGTGCTTGTGGACCCCACCTCTAACATCTGATATAGCTAAAACGATTGAATTGATCTGAGCTGCTGGCGAAccaaaaaaccccaaattggCTTCCTCCTCCCATAGAAGAAATCAGAGGTTGGGTTCCacaaaaattgaagatgaagCCTGAAATAATTGACGGATGGGAAGAGTTGGATGTGGCGGCACATCGTTGCTTTTGTGGGAAGTTAGCTCGCTTACAAACTTCGTGGACCGAGGCGAACCCACTTCGAAGATTCCATGTTTGTCCAAACTCATCAGAGGTAAGTCATGTTGTTGAAACTCTGTGAATtgggttaaattttttttattaattgcTATTAATGGTTGATGCAgatgagaaaaaaaaggatgttggttttttgtttgggtgGATGTTGAATTTCCACCTAAAGAGAAGGCTCTGGTGAGTTGGCTACTTAAAAGGTTGAAGGAACTTGAAAAGGACGTTGGGCATTGTCaatcaagagaaagaaagttaATAGGTTGGCTTATTCTTTCCTGGGGTTTAGtaatgttgttgttgttttggcAATTTTTGTAATAGTTGCCACAAAATGTAGCCATTGCAATGGAGGAATTAGGCAGATTTTAGAAGTTCGTATTTTGCAACTGTATGTAATATATCATGTATTGGTACGTATGTAATGATGGAGGAACATGGTTTGATTTTGCAACTGGATGTAACAATGTATTGGTACTTTTCTAATGAATGTGGTTTTTGAACACAATGTGGGAGTCAGTTTTTGGATTTGGTACTTCTGTAATGGTATCAAAAGCATTACCAAAACAACAGTACCTCCAACACTTCCTAGAAGGTACAAAATAGAGTATACAAATCAACTTATCTAATGAATACCTGGAAACAATTCATAACATTGATCATGGTTTGTCTAAGCTGGAAACAGTTTATAACACTGATCAAATCCTTACAGTTTATAACATCCATCAACTCCTCACAGTTTATAACATTACTGATAAAGTCCTTAACAGTTGGAGTTGCAAAATAATAGTTCAATCAAAAGCCCCATTTGAAAGGGTTGTCCTTAACACTTGTCCTTAACAGTTGGACTTGCAAAATAACAGTGGAATGAAAAGGTCTTCATAAGAGGCATTTTAACAAAACACAGAGCACTTGCACATCATCAGAATCTCCAAGGCTGATAACCATCCAACAAATCCTTTCGATTGgtaaatttcttcctcttaGCAAAAGATTTGAACCTCTTTGTTTGTACCTCTAGCAAAAGGGTGTGATGAGCTTGCACTTGGTTGAGATCCATGCACAGTTTGAGAAGTTTGCGCAGGTTGAGAACATTGGCCAGTTTGAGAACCTGGACAAGCTTGCATAGATTTAGTTCCTTGCACAGATTGAGATCCTTGCACAATTTGAGAACCATCCTTCTTTTTGGGAAATTTAATCCTCTTTGCGGGAGACTTaaacctcttttttttcttttttcttttttgtgcaGTTTCATAAGCTTGGCCAATTTGAGATGCTGGGGCAATTTAAGGAGCTTGGGCAGTTTCATAAACTGGGGCAATTTGAGAAGCTTAGGCTGTTTCAAAACCATGTGGAGTTTGAGAAGATTAGGCAGTTTCAGAACACTAGCTAGTTTCCAACCTTCTTCTGACCTAAAAATTGAAGTACAAGGCAATTTACATTAACTACATCCCATACCTCTTCCTCTAAATATGTATCAAAGGAAAGTCACTTACAGGTTGCTTGGCTCTTGATTGTTTTGTAACCCTTTTGGTTGATGTCGTGTCAATTGTTTTCTTCACCTTTGGTTTACATGGGACCTAACATAAGAAGAGAATcacttgaaaataaataaataataaagatCCAAAACAAATATGCATTGCCAATTTATTTTAGGAAGAGACAAACCTAACTGCTAGTGCATTCTTTTGCCTTAAGGCAGCTCCTCCTATTATGGCCTCCTTGTCTACAAAGTGAACACTTGATTTCCAAGTTATACCTCTGCAACTTGGTGGATGTAGGATTAGATTTGCGTGGTTATTCACCTGTTGACCtcatcctcttcttccttGGCCTCCCAAGTTGTTTGTGATAAAGTGGTGGCATCAAAGGAAGCCTATGACACTTAGGTCACAAGTCTTCACTTGTCATTGGGTGAACCATTGGACTATAAGCTCTCATAAAGGCTTTATTCTTGTAACAAGCATCAACATAAGCAATAtgatcctcatttaattgcccAATGACAGCACAAACATGCTTGCATGGGGTCCCAATGATATCTCATCTCCTACATAAACAACTATGTCTTACCAAATCAACCACAACCTAACTTCCATCATGGTTTTTGACCTCATATAAACTCTCCTCAGCAAGCTTTGGAATGCACCAAGCtgattctttcttctttttctccaaaatGCCAAAAATTATTGGACCAATGTCATGTTTCCATCTCTCACAAGATGCTCTTCTAGTTGCCatcaacaacataatatagTATCTAATCCTCTCTAGCAGGGTTAAAATGGGTTTGTCTTGGACTTCTACAAGGGCACCGTTAAAAGCCTCAcacatatttttcaaaagatGTCACACTTGGAATGAGTTTTAAAGTGAGCTCTACACCATTGTGATGGATCTAAGGCCGCCACCCAATCAAATGCAACTTGGCTCAAATGtctcatatttttcatctcaGCATCCCACCATGGGATGGTTGTGCTCCTTGCAATTTTCTCCATTTGcaatttcaacaccaatcctctGTGAccagaaagcaaaaaaattgtttctaAGTGTTTGAGGCAGTGTCTGTGCTTAGCGTTTGGAAAATTATCATGTATTGCATCAATCAAGCCTTTTTTGCTTATGTGTGATAAAGACATATCCTGTGTTGTTTTCAATTCCAAGGTCCTTTGCCAATAGTTGACAAAACCATGACCATGTTTCATAATTCTCCACCTCAGCCACTGCATACGCAATAGGATACATGTTATTGTTAGGATCCACACCAACAGCAGATAACAATTGTCCAAAGTGATGACCTTTGATATGACAAGCATCAAATCTTATCACTAGCCTACATCCCTACAAAAACCCTTGTTTAACTGCAGCCAAGCAAATGTAAATCTTCTGAAACCTTGGCCTTTTACCCTCCAACTCACATTTGATAATGACTGTGTTACCCATATTTGTCCTTCTTAGTTCAGCAGCATAATCCCATAATAACTCATATTGTTTTTCATAAGTCCCCTCAGTTATGGATGTTGCCTTCTGCCTTGCCCTATATATTTGGGATTTAGAAGCTATCACAGACAAATCTTTTTGTACCTGCTGCTTAAAAGTTCCCATATCCCAATTATGCAATCTAGACAGTTGAGTAGCATATCTTTGAGCTAACCATGTTGAGTTAGCATGAAAGTTGTGGTCAACTATCCCACAATCATGCACGTCAACCAACTTCTTCACTTGAACCCATTCACTACCATTCACTGCTGAAGCAAAACAAACCCGGTTGAAATTCCCTACACATACTGCCCTCACCCTTTCACGATAATtgcatttgaatttaatcATCCTCATGTTCATAATTGAATAGTTCCTAATTGCTTTCCTAAATAGGTCGGTGGTTGCAAATCTTAAACCCAACTTAAACACAGGGTTGCGCATGTCTATTTTCTGCCTAAATTCTTGAAATTTAGGCAATttcctcttcattttcttctagtttccatcatcctcatcatatGAGCTACTATCCAAGCTCTCAACATCACTTTTAGCTACATCAGTTGACTCCCTATCTTCATTTACAAGGGAATTTGGGTCTTCAACTACTTCAGGCTGGTCTACATAATTTTCAATTGCTTTATCGTCCTTTCTCAACAACTCACATTCATTTTCACTCTACTCATAAGCAATGTCAACAAAATCAGGGTCATCTtccttgtcttcttcttcattgtctTCATTTCTGTCTTCCACATCAGTCTCCCACATCAGTCTCACCTATATCAGCCCTATTGCCCTCATTGTTCAGGGGCCCATCATCATCACTTGAAACCCAGTCTTCAACTCTGCAAGCAGGCCCATGATCCTCAGTAAATGACCGGCCCTCTTTATCATTGTTCAGAGGCCCACTGCCTTCAGTAAAAGCCCCATTTTCATCAATAACAGGCCCAATATCCTCATTCAAAGACGCATCTTCCTCTTCACTATCCTCATTCAATGCCAGACCTTCCACTTCACTATTCTCATTCAAAGCCACACCTACCTCTTCACAATCCTCATTCACTGTAACACCTTCCTCTTCAATGTGCTGTACATAAATTGGTACCACTCTCTCATAAGAAAGTGGTACCTTATCACACAAACTTAACAGCTCACCATCCGTGTCTAGTAACTCATCATTTACTACTCCTTTAAGAGATACTTTCCCCATGTGCCCAAGCAATTTCACTTGCTCCTACATCCCTAAGATATTTATATACTCCACAGTACACCAATCCAAATATCCTACAGACCCACCAGTATAACACCACTTattctgtttgtttttcaCAATTCTACCACCATGATGCACTTTAAAAGTGACCAACTCTTTGTCATctacacacaaacaaaaaaaggtttGTCTTTAAGAACAGCAAAATAGTATTCTAAGCCAATTATTAAAAGTAAGACAACAAACATGGTTCGATTATCATATTCAAAGCCAtctacaagaaaacaaaaacggGACTACATCAGGAAAGGTATACTACATTAGAACCCACTCTCCCGACATCACATAACACAACAAGACCTAAAGACTATCAATTTGTACACAACGCGCATCACTATCAGGTCAAGATTCTATTCCACATCACATGACAAGATTCCTTTTCAGAAAACAGGTCCCTTTTCAGAAGAATCACTTGCCGTACACAGGTTGCCCTGCTCCTGCTTCTCACCAAACAGGCATCGTCGTCGAGTCGCGTCGCTTCTTCTTGCCTTCAAGTGTTCGAAACCAACTCACAGCGCTCTCCCTCTCTCGATCGTATtctcaaaccctagctctAAAATCCCCAAATGTCAATTTTCCCTCCCAatcttattttctgttttcatttttgagttTTCAGAGATTATAGTGGATGTTTTGTTAGAGATGAGGTCCACAAATCCACATCAGCAGGCAATTCGATCATTTTAGCTATATCAGATGTTAGAGATGGGGTCTACAAGTACATGTCACAACCTCAGATTGGTGGGAAAAATCTCAGCTCAATTGAATTGACCAATATACCCGTGTCACTTAACCTTGGTGAAAGAGGCAAAGTGAGTCACTTTAAATTTGAGGAGGTAAAGTGAGAATTGACCAATGTTCCAGGAGGCACTGTAGCAGTTAAGCCTATATACAAATGTTTATGTACAAAAGTAACAAAACGACATCTATAGACTATAGTGTTGTTTTGCACCAATCTGTTTCTAAATTTTCTCCATGGGAAATCAATTGCAGGGATAACATCGGTGTAAGTTGTTGTGGAAACAGAAGAGGTGATGTGTTGGTATTATTCATGCATGAAACAGGGTTTGCCTTACTTATAATGATTGCAGTGAAACCATTTAACCACTTTATAAACAGCAGAGCAGagggtttttgtttgttgaggCTGTCCAGTCCAGTCCAATCCAACCCCTTTCTTCTAAACTAAACAgcagaagaggaggaggaggaggaggcttTAACCATATGAGCTATGGCCTATGAGCCTATGAGCCTATCAAAATTCAcatcttcctcctcctcctcttacCTCTAGGCTCAGAGTTTCTTCGGATCATCGATTGGTCATTTCAGAGAATAAAGACCAATAACTCTCACAAGTTTTGGTGTCAGATAAATGTGTCAATGTGGTTGTCAGTGATTCAGAAAGTCAGATAGATGGATGCTTTCGCTTAAGCTAACTGATTCATCTAACGTAACGTAACCCAAAGAGGTTCTTCAGCTGCTGCCTTTTATAGACAAACGAGTACCTGCcttgatttaattaacaaaCATGG
The window above is part of the Prunus dulcis chromosome 1, ALMONDv2, whole genome shotgun sequence genome. Proteins encoded here:
- the LOC117617073 gene encoding uncharacterized protein LOC117617073; the encoded protein is MRNPVFKLGLRFATTDLFRKAIRNYSIMNMRMIKFKCNYRERVRAVCVGNFNRVCFASAVNGSEWVQVKKLVDVHDCGIVDHNFHANSTWLAQRYATQLSRLHNWDMGTFKQQVQKDLSVIASKSQIYRARQKATSITEGTYEKQYELLWDYAAELRRTNMGNTVIIKCHHFGQLLSAVGVDPNNNMYPIAYAVAEVENYETWSWFCQLLAKDLGIENNTGYVFITHKQKRLD